A genomic region of Nymphaea colorata isolate Beijing-Zhang1983 chromosome 2, ASM883128v2, whole genome shotgun sequence contains the following coding sequences:
- the LOC116248947 gene encoding D-amino-acid transaminase, chloroplastic-like, producing MSACVSAANARQVLASTSPTVFTAWATQGTSRRRGHPPSFPLLQCTVSRLLRAYPADAAHLPILKRSLPSAHSSARALLFQCAIETVCSSPHPMEARAGGSSSDCDQLKSLSSNLNGKGKDRDLCIPVYSAPEVLQKLKSKWDSVEKQPYRAMYSSVFGGITVDPTMMVIPLDDHMVHRGHGVFDTAMILDGYIYELDDHLDRLLGSASMAKIAPPFPKSTLKSILIQTTAVSQCKRGSLRYWLSAGPGDFLLSSAGCPTSAFYAVVVEEDYVPLEQGVKVTTSTVRMKPPEFATMKSVNYLPNVLAVLEAEEKGAYTSIWVDDDGYVAEGPNVNVAFISPSKELLLPSFDKILGGCTAKRLITLAAALVDQGLLKSVCVENITVDQAKGSAEMMLVGSGLPILPITMWDEQPIGDGKVGELTLALSDLLWQDMVLGPETHRIPVPYV from the exons ATGAGCGCATGCGTTTCAGCTGCCAACGCAAGGCAGGTACTGGCTTCCACCTCGCCTACCGTCTTCACTGCGTGGGCGACGCAGGGGACAAGCCGCCGTAGAGGACATCCCCCTTCATTTCCTCTTCTGCAGTGCACAGTTTCCCGTTTGCTACGTGCCTATCCGGCGGACGCTGCCCATCTGCCCATTTTGAAGCGTTCGCTCCCCTCTGCTCATTCATCTGCTCGCGCCCTGCTTTTCCAGTGTGCTATCGAGACTGTTTGTTCATCTCCTCATCCAATGGAGGCTCGCGCCGGAGGTTCTTCGTCTGACTGTG ATCAACTGAAATCCCTGAGTTCGAACCTGAATGGGAAGGGCAAGGATCGCGATCTTTGTATCCCTGTTTACTCAGCGCCTgag GTGCTTCAAAAGCTTAAGTCCAAATGGGATTCAGTGGAGAAGCAACCGTATCGGGCAATGTATTCCAGTGTGTTTGGTGGAATAACTGTTGATCCAACAATGATGGTAATTCCGTTGGATGATCATATGGTTCATCGTGGGCATGGTGTGTTTGACACTGCTATGatccttgacgg ATACATATATGAATTAGATGATCATCTAGATCGGTTGTTGGGTTCAGCATCAATGGCAAAAATTGCTCCTCCTTTTCCAAAGTCAACTTTAAAAAGTATTCTTATTCAAACAACTGCAGTGTCTCAGTGCAAGAGGGGTTCGCTGAGGTACTGGTTAAGTGCAGGCCCAGGAGACTTCTTGCTCTCCTCTGCTGGTTGTCCAACATCTGCATTCTATGCAGTTGTGGTTGAAGAGGACTATGTACCACTTGAACAAGGTGTAAAAGTGACAACATCAACTGTGCGTATGAAACCTCCTGAGTTTGCAACTATGAAGAGTGTAAACTATCTTCCTAATGTTCTAGCAGTATTGGAGGCAGAGGAGAAAGGAGCATATACTTCCATATGGGTGGACGATGATGGCTACGTAGCTGAAGGTCCGAATGTTAATGTGGCATTCATTAGTCCAAGCAAGGAGTTGTTGTTGCCTTCATTTGATAAAATCCTTGGAGGGTGCACTGCTAAGAGATTGATTACATTGGCTGCGGCACTAGTTGATCAGGGCCTTTTGaaaagtgtgtgtgtggagaACATAACAGTTGATCAAGCCAAGGGTTCAGCTGAGATGATGCTTGTGGGAAGTGGGCTTCCTATTTTACCAATCACCATGTGGGATGAACAACCCATCGGAGATG GAAAAGTTGGGGAACTGACACTGGCGCTCTCAGATCTGCTTTGGCAGGACATGGTTCTTGGGCCTGAAACTCACCGGATTCCTGTTCCATACGTGTAA
- the LOC116249035 gene encoding WEB family protein At2g38370-like isoform X1, whose product MEGHHGDGSGSDGEKGDGGDNNHHQASGASGVEPGGGGVPWESPRVEIDTAPPFESVKEAVCMFGGKGVWKPHRYPSTPPKQYSSVDVEISKVEEETSRLEKDLILKERETLEVLKELDKTKRIIEELKAKLQKGSSEVSAIPSSNTTSPNRTPTGPVCMREEASLVKEGRHVGATRSTCTVGMQVDGLDQLQETSPHVDKVQGNAASGAVDASRSICGTLDSVQASVDIGAKTYLTPEKILMQLKQAKVNLSKATGSLSSVRASIKMLDAQLTTEKLSLEQTKERLSSKYNAIASMEKKLSDTQVKLQSFRDADTKDCINKGDISKVLQDLRNEADLYKQMAEAAKFDALRIMLDIEETKASVQTVEIRWHAAKKMEDAARASELAVLGQIDALQKSESPDSCPPQSQQHSGLSLSFEEYGALVNKAKAAEHNANKKIETAMLSIDEANASKLEVLKELQRASEDVKVCREALRKALIKVENANNAKLAVEESLRRWRAEHSQHRRSIHGSMKFKNSTPVHRRHRSKNSVILDVNGVNLVGDESNRILKPTLSIGQILSRKLMSDSHFDIDAEPGGHKVSLAQMLRSRNQIASPQNCEDDTVRRQFSVKRKKLGLPHFPLRLVKGKKKKQRF is encoded by the exons ATGGAGGGTCATCATGGTGATGGTAGTGGTAGTGATGGCGAGAAGGGAGACGGTGGTGACAACAACCACCACCAAGCGAGCGGTGCTTCTGGGGTGGAGCCGGGAGGAGGAGGTGTCCCATGGGAGAGTCCACGGGTGGAGATCGACACGGCTCCACCGTTCGAATCGGTGAAGGAGGCAGTGTGCATGTTCGGAGGAAAAGGCGTGTGGAAGCCCCACAGATACCCAAGCACCCCTCCC AAACAATACAGCTCTGTTGATGTTGAGATATCAAAAGTGGAGGAAGAAACTTCGCGGTTGGAAAAGGACTTGATCTTGAAAGAGAGGGAAACTCTTGAGGTGCTAAAAGAACTGGACAAGACAAAGAGAATCATAGAGGAACTAAAAGCAAAGCTTCAAAAAGGATCCTCAGAAGTTTCTGCAATTCCTTCATCAAATACAACCAGCCCAAATAGGACGCCAACAGGCCCTGTCTGCATGAGAGAGGAGGCTTCACTGGTGAAAGAGGGACGTCATGTAGGTGCTACAAGGTCAACTTGTACGGTCGGAATGCAGGTTGATGGCTTAGACCAACTACAAGAGACATCACCGCATGTGGATAAAGTCCAAGGGAATGCTGCTAGTGGAGCAGTGGATGCTTCAAGAAGTATATGTGGAACCCTTGACTCTGTTCAAGCTTCAGTTGATATAGGTGCAAAAACATATTTGACACCTGAAAAAATACTGATGCAGTTAAAGCAAGCGAAGGTAAATTTGAGTAAGGCAACAGGAAGTTTATCCAGTGTACGTGCATCAATAAAAATGCTTGACGCACAGTTAACTACGGAGAAATTATcacttgaacaaactaaagaACGTTTAAGCTCAAAATACAACGCAATAGCATCTATGGAGAAAAAGCTTAGTGATACCCAAGTGAAGTTGCAGTCTTTCAGAGATGCAGATACTAAGGATTGCATTAACAAAGGTGATATCTCAAAAGTATTGCAAGATCTTCGCAATGAGGCTGACCTGTATAAGCAAATGGCTGAAGCTGCTAAATTTGACGCTTTAAGAATAATGTTAGATATTGAGGAGACAAAGGCCAGTGTTCAGACAGTGGAGATCAGATGGCATGCagcaaagaagatggaagatGCTGCACGAGCCTCTGAATTAGCTGTGCTTGGGCAGATTGACGCACTTCAAAAGAGTGAAAGTCCTGATTCATGTCCCCCCCAGTCACAACAGCATTCTGGCTTATCGCTTTCTTTTGAGGAGTACGGAGCCTTAGTCAACAAGGCAAAAGCAGCAGAGCACAATGCCAACAAGAAAATTGAAACTGCAATGCTTAGCATAGATGAAGCTAATGCTTCCAAACTGGAGGTGCTAAAGGAATTGCAGAGGGCATCTGAAGACGTGAAAGTTTGCAGAGAAGCCCTTCGAAAGGCACTCATCAAAGTAGAGAATGCCAACAATGCAAAGCTTGCTGTTGAAGAGTCCCTTAGAAGATGGAGGGCAGAGCACAGCCAACACCGTCGGTCAATTCATGGTTCCATGAAGTTCAAGAACTCGACCCCTGTCCACAGGCGTCACCGTAGCAAAAACTCTGTGATACTTGATGTTAACGGTGTGAATTTGGTTGGGGATGAATCAAACAGAATACTGAAGCCAACCTTGTCAATCGGCCAAATTTTGAGCAGGAAACTGATGTCAGATAGCCACTTCGATATTGATGCTGAACCTGGTGGGCATAAGGTGTCTCTTGCTCAAATGTTAAGAAGCAGAAATCAAATTGCTTCACCTCAAAACTGTGAGGACGACACTGTCAGAAGGCAGTTTTCTGTCAAGAGGAAGAAGTTAGGACTGCCACATTTCCCATTGCGTTTAgtgaagggaaagaaaaagaagcaaaggttttga
- the LOC116249035 gene encoding WEB family protein At2g38370-like isoform X2, whose product MGESTGGDRHGSTVRIGEGGSVHVRRKRRVEAPQIPKHPSRYCLQKQYSSVDVEISKVEEETSRLEKDLILKERETLEVLKELDKTKRIIEELKAKLQKGSSEVSAIPSSNTTSPNRTPTGPVCMREEASLVKEGRHVGATRSTCTVGMQVDGLDQLQETSPHVDKVQGNAASGAVDASRSICGTLDSVQASVDIGAKTYLTPEKILMQLKQAKVNLSKATGSLSSVRASIKMLDAQLTTEKLSLEQTKERLSSKYNAIASMEKKLSDTQVKLQSFRDADTKDCINKGDISKVLQDLRNEADLYKQMAEAAKFDALRIMLDIEETKASVQTVEIRWHAAKKMEDAARASELAVLGQIDALQKSESPDSCPPQSQQHSGLSLSFEEYGALVNKAKAAEHNANKKIETAMLSIDEANASKLEVLKELQRASEDVKVCREALRKALIKVENANNAKLAVEESLRRWRAEHSQHRRSIHGSMKFKNSTPVHRRHRSKNSVILDVNGVNLVGDESNRILKPTLSIGQILSRKLMSDSHFDIDAEPGGHKVSLAQMLRSRNQIASPQNCEDDTVRRQFSVKRKKLGLPHFPLRLVKGKKKKQRF is encoded by the exons ATGGGAGAGTCCACGGGTGGAGATCGACACGGCTCCACCGTTCGAATCGGTGAAGGAGGCAGTGTGCATGTTCGGAGGAAAAGGCGTGTGGAAGCCCCACAGATACCCAAGCACCCCTCCC GATACTGTCTTCAGAAACAATACAGCTCTGTTGATGTTGAGATATCAAAAGTGGAGGAAGAAACTTCGCGGTTGGAAAAGGACTTGATCTTGAAAGAGAGGGAAACTCTTGAGGTGCTAAAAGAACTGGACAAGACAAAGAGAATCATAGAGGAACTAAAAGCAAAGCTTCAAAAAGGATCCTCAGAAGTTTCTGCAATTCCTTCATCAAATACAACCAGCCCAAATAGGACGCCAACAGGCCCTGTCTGCATGAGAGAGGAGGCTTCACTGGTGAAAGAGGGACGTCATGTAGGTGCTACAAGGTCAACTTGTACGGTCGGAATGCAGGTTGATGGCTTAGACCAACTACAAGAGACATCACCGCATGTGGATAAAGTCCAAGGGAATGCTGCTAGTGGAGCAGTGGATGCTTCAAGAAGTATATGTGGAACCCTTGACTCTGTTCAAGCTTCAGTTGATATAGGTGCAAAAACATATTTGACACCTGAAAAAATACTGATGCAGTTAAAGCAAGCGAAGGTAAATTTGAGTAAGGCAACAGGAAGTTTATCCAGTGTACGTGCATCAATAAAAATGCTTGACGCACAGTTAACTACGGAGAAATTATcacttgaacaaactaaagaACGTTTAAGCTCAAAATACAACGCAATAGCATCTATGGAGAAAAAGCTTAGTGATACCCAAGTGAAGTTGCAGTCTTTCAGAGATGCAGATACTAAGGATTGCATTAACAAAGGTGATATCTCAAAAGTATTGCAAGATCTTCGCAATGAGGCTGACCTGTATAAGCAAATGGCTGAAGCTGCTAAATTTGACGCTTTAAGAATAATGTTAGATATTGAGGAGACAAAGGCCAGTGTTCAGACAGTGGAGATCAGATGGCATGCagcaaagaagatggaagatGCTGCACGAGCCTCTGAATTAGCTGTGCTTGGGCAGATTGACGCACTTCAAAAGAGTGAAAGTCCTGATTCATGTCCCCCCCAGTCACAACAGCATTCTGGCTTATCGCTTTCTTTTGAGGAGTACGGAGCCTTAGTCAACAAGGCAAAAGCAGCAGAGCACAATGCCAACAAGAAAATTGAAACTGCAATGCTTAGCATAGATGAAGCTAATGCTTCCAAACTGGAGGTGCTAAAGGAATTGCAGAGGGCATCTGAAGACGTGAAAGTTTGCAGAGAAGCCCTTCGAAAGGCACTCATCAAAGTAGAGAATGCCAACAATGCAAAGCTTGCTGTTGAAGAGTCCCTTAGAAGATGGAGGGCAGAGCACAGCCAACACCGTCGGTCAATTCATGGTTCCATGAAGTTCAAGAACTCGACCCCTGTCCACAGGCGTCACCGTAGCAAAAACTCTGTGATACTTGATGTTAACGGTGTGAATTTGGTTGGGGATGAATCAAACAGAATACTGAAGCCAACCTTGTCAATCGGCCAAATTTTGAGCAGGAAACTGATGTCAGATAGCCACTTCGATATTGATGCTGAACCTGGTGGGCATAAGGTGTCTCTTGCTCAAATGTTAAGAAGCAGAAATCAAATTGCTTCACCTCAAAACTGTGAGGACGACACTGTCAGAAGGCAGTTTTCTGTCAAGAGGAAGAAGTTAGGACTGCCACATTTCCCATTGCGTTTAgtgaagggaaagaaaaagaagcaaaggttttga